CATCTCCACGGCACCTTTGGCATAGACCTTGCGTGACCCGTAGACGACGCTCATACGCTTGGTCGACGAGTCAAACGGGTGCTCGACAGTTAGCTCATCCGAAGCGTCCCGGTTCCAGCCGTAGCGCAGAGCGAACACTTTGAGCGCAATCTCAGTGGGCTCGCCGATAGCTTTCCACTCAGCGCTGCTGGCTGTGGTAATGCTGCTTGAGTCCATTCTTATCTCGTGCTTCTCGTCGGTGACGGTAGCATTGTTGCAAAGTGCCAAGGCGGACAGAAAGGTGTCGAAGCAGCTGCCATGGAGTGGTCCAGACCAAGACACTGATCCGCTCGATGGGTCGTGGGGGTCACCAACACCCACAACGGAGCCCTCCAAGCTTTCACGGAGCCACACTTTCCGGGTAATCATGCAACCCTGGGTGAGGGTACCGGTCTTATCTGAGCAGATGTTCGTGACGCCGCCCACTGCCTCGAGAGAAGGCATCTGCCGAATAATAACGTTGCCTCGAACCATCTCTTTGGTCGCGACCGCGATAGTAAGAGTGAGAACTGCGAGGAGGGACTCCGGGATAACGGCAACACCGACGCAGATGCCGTAGAGCAGGACCTCGTCATCAATCTTCCAAAGGCTAGCTGAGAAGACAATAATAGCAAGGAGGATCGCAAACGCGAAGAGAAGCAAAGCGAACTTGCTCAGAGTGACCTGCAAAGGCGTTCCCTTCAAGCCGATGATTCTGCGAATGGTGTCCCAAGCTTTGATGAAAACTTGAGTGACAGGAGAAGTGCCGGAATCCTGCTTCTTGCGGAGAAGCTGGGCGATCTGACCGAATTCTGTCCTCATGCCGGTAGCGATGATGATACCTAAACCTCGGCCGCGGGTGACAGCGCTGCCGGAGTAGGCCAGGTTGATCCGGTCGCCAATGGGTATCTCGGCATTAGTGAAGACATTCTCGGATCTTTTATTCACGGCGAGTGATTCTCCAGTGAGAAGCGCTTCATCTATGGCGAGATTAACGCTTTGAACCAAACGGAGATCCGCGGGAACAATGTCTCCCGTTGCAAGGACAACAAGAtcgccgacgacgagcgtTTCCGCCTTAACGACATCGCTTGTGCCACTGCGAATAACTTTGCATTCAGCCGTAGATAGAGCATAAAGCGATTGGATTGTCTGTTCCGCGCGGTAGTCTTGGATTAAACTAGAAGGATCAGTTCTGATGACTATGGGACACTGTGGAAAACCTACCCGACAACAAcgttgaggaagatgacagcCACGACAACGCCTCCCTCGATGTAGTCTTGAATAGCGAAAGACAAGGCAGCAACAGCGACTAGCACGGCAGTCAAGGCGTTGGCAACCTGGGCGAGGAAAATCTCGTAGATGGTTGGGCCCCTAGCGCCCATGAGAGAATTCGGGCCATCACGGGTCAACCGTGCGGCAGCCTCTTCGCAGCTCAGCCCATGGTCGATATGGGTAGTGAGGATCTCAGCGACTTTCTGGCCAGATATTGTGTGAGAATATTGAAGCTTCTCTACGGCGCCATTTGATGGTTCCGCTATAGGAGGTGGATCGTCTTGGCCTGCAATGACGGACGAGTCCGAGGAGGCGCTGGCGTGGTTTGCACCATTCGGATTTGAGGTTCGGATCTCTCCCATCGAATGGTTACAGAGGTCAAGGACAGGGACGTCAAGAGAAGGCGTTGCAGATGAATGGGAGTGTGATTCAGAATCCAGACAATGTCGACTGGCTTGGAAGCAATCGATCGAGCACTAGGTGAGAATGATGAAAGTAGAAGCCCTGTATTATTAGGCAGATAAGTTCTaaccaagaacaagagggTTAGACAAGACGCGAGATAGAAGGCCGGTTCCTGTGCAGAAAGCCAGCTCTTTATGGCGATGACTTCGGGTGAATTGGGTACTGGGGGAAGCCCGGAAGAAACCACAAGAAACACGATCGTTTGCACTGCCTCAAACCCCCACCTCCGATCCCCCTCACTTACATCCATCACGAGACTGTTGCAAGTACGTTCGAGCAAATGCTGTCGTCATGCACAGTCGGGTGGCATCTTGGCAGCCAGCTTTGGATTCGACGTGGGTCATTGCTGTGCAACTTCAGAGAATGCGGGGTAACCATTGGCGATGCCAAGCAGTACGATATCTTCCAATAACATCGATTTTCGTCCTTGGCATCGCTGTGGAAATTCCAGCACAGTGTCTGTTATTATTTGCCTCACATGTTCAATCTTTGTCCAGGGTCGTGTTCAAGCCTTTCCTCCACACCACCGCTTGCCTCTAGGCCAAGGCTTCGGTGTCGATCAACAGTCTCCGCAGTCTCTTGACCACACTGTGTCTTGGACAATGGGAATATCAGGGCGTCGAATACTCATCCCATACGCCCCTTGATAATATCGCAAACCTCAACGTAGATTCACGGACTGTCTCTTGGGCAGCCGCATGCACCTCTATCAAGGATGCGTGGCAGATAGAAACGAGTGGGCAACAAGCACGTATGCCCAGGCTTCCTTTAAAGGTACTCGGTTGTCTTACAAGCCCCCTTCCCCTCTCGGCGAGCATTTCCAGACGTCCCtccctccatcatggccaccatGTGACCTCAAAAACGAGCCACAAcgtttaagcttattttagaGCCGCAGATCATCCCACTCGCCAAGCCAAGTTTCGACTGAGACGAACCTAAGGCTACAAGCATCGGAAGAGGAGCGAGAGATCACGTTGTAAATAACATTAATACTGAGGGCCAATAGAAGTCGCAATCTTTTTCAATCGCTTTTCTCGCTGCGGCGCTGCTCTTCCTCccgcctcttcttctcaaggCAGTGGACGCACTGCGACTTGTCTGCTGTTATTGTAGCCGTGATCGGGTCCACCCAACTATGTATCTATCGTACGCGGTTatctcatcaagggccggactttaataataacaaagagtataatattaatacttcatagtattataccttacTGCTAATACTGTGGCTTCATTTTAGCCTTTCccttaaatatcttagatGTGTTATTAATAGCAGTAGAAGACTTATACTTAGCTGCATCATGAAAGGTTAGATAAGCTCTCAAAGGGCATAAAGCTGCCTGCTCTAGCCCCCCGTACGATAATCCTTCTTTTCGTGGCTGAGGAGGAATACGGAGAGGAAAGATAGGTTAGGCAGCTGGAGTACAACATCTCGGTGGTTTGCCAAACTTTCGCTGATTGGCCGCGCAACAACTTTGAACACAATACAGAGGGCTTATGCAATGGCATCGTGTCTGGCACTGAGATAAACAAGGAAGCAGGCCAAATCTTGTCCcgtcaaggccaacaagATGGTGGAAATGATCAGTCCATCTTTTGCGGTGCGTTGCCGAGTTTCAGCCCAATCGCAAAACAAGAGTCTGCCGTTTGTTTGCAACGAGTCCGTTTGTATACATATTGACCTCGGTAGCGTGCGTCGCGGCATCAAGGTCATCGGGGGGCCTGAAACCCATAACAGAGGAACGGGCGACATCGACCGGGAAGGGCTGGCATGTTTGCCATGTCGAGTAGATGTACTCGTATCAATTCGATTCCGAGATGTTGAGGGCTTGTTGACAAAGTTGTGCATTATGCTTGGGCTGAAGACGTGGAAGAAGTTGGTTGATAACGACCCTCTTTTATCGATCTGACCGGGAGGGACCCCTTGGGCCCCAACCCCTCCCTACAGGGGTACTGAAGAGGCAGGCTGCATACTGTCTTAAAGGATAGAAAGCTAAGAAGGCCGAATCATCCAATCCACTGCATCCATTCAAGGAAAATGAGGCAAAGTGAGCCATGTGCGGAGATGATCCCGAGGCCCGATGTTAGTAATCCCTGAATCGGACTTCGGTAGTCGGGGTGAATCATGGGCGCAAAAACAAGGTCATTGCAAATCATCGCCCTTTCCAGTAAAGCACGGCACCAGAGGCCTGTCTGCAGCTTGATACGTAGTACAGAATATCGGAGTTCAGAGGAGGGGCCGTGTCCCGGAGACTGGTCTCAGCACCGAGGATTGGACTCTTGATGGATGGAAACACGGTAGTCGGACAAAACTCTAATGTAACGGTACATAGGGCTGGCGGCGCATCGAGACGGTGGAGTGAATTGTCTCATTCGGCCTGTGACTCACTTCGGGGACCATCAAGGTCCTCTGTACAAACTGCCCAGGCTAGCCCCCTGCTTCACGACAGGACATGTCTTATcaaggaaatataaatatctcgCTGGCTAGCTTCTGTAGCATTCCAGTGTACATCCTTCCAACGCATTGCATACCGTCTTTACACGCCAATAGCCCTGTACGTGTTGTCCACCAGCAACGCCAAAACATCATAGTTCGCTTTTTCTGAGATGGAACCCTGGCCCCTATCATACGGTTGGCAGAAAAAGCCCCTGAGGAGGTCACAGTATGCCCCCTTGCGCGTCACAATCATAACTGCCTCTCCACTCAAGATAATAGAGGCGATCAAAGAATCCTTACAAGAGGCTGACATCTTTCCTTTCTCTATTAATGGGAATCAACAAGACTGCTACTTTTACGGCGGTGTTGTCATTTTACCGCCCAAGCGCGTGGAAATGGATGTTAATCTCACGGTTATGTCAAGCGGCGAAGATGCCTTTGACTCCTTGCATCACTATTCGACAACGATTCGAGATGTGGTAAAGGCAACCGATACAAATGGTCGGATCCAGTGGACAGAGTTGCCTTACATGACCTCTGACGATTGATTTATTGGGGGTTTGTGAAACAGGGTGTGGAAACTGTTTTACTCCCTCAGACGCCAACAGATATCACACTCAGAGCTTCgcgttcttctccttcttctccgcaACATCCCACCACGGCCAGGAGGGGAACTCGCTGGGGTTAATTGTTCCGCCAAACTCGGGCTTCCTCTTCTGCATGAAACTCTTAATACCCTCCACATTGTCCTTAGTGCCCACTGAATGAAGGAAAATCTTGGAATCCAAGACATGTGTCTCCTCCGGCGTGGGCGGGCAGTAAAGCATCATGTCGCGCATCAACTTGGTGCTGGCCAGTGACGTATTCTCTGAAATATCGGTTGCGAGTTTGATCGCGTAGGAGGCAGTCTCCTGCGGCGTGGGAAGCAACTTGGAGAACAAGCCGCTCACCAGCGGGTCAGAGGCAAGATACGTCGAGCCCGTAGTAGTCAAATGCATTGCATTGGACAGGCCGACAAGTCGAGGGAGGAAGAAAGCGCTGCATGACTCGAGGGTTAAGCCTCGGCGTGAGAACGGCAGACCAACTTTGGCGTCTGACCAGGCAACACGGATGGTCGCAGGGAGGGTAATGGTGAGACCAACTCCAGCTGCGGGGCCATTGATCGCAACAATGGTTGGTTTGATGCATCTTGCAATGAGAAGAGCAACTCGGCCGCCCCTGAGTAGTCAGTAATGTGAAAGTTGTCAGGTATAAGGGTAAACATACTGATCTCGGAATTTGTTGAAAGCTTCTGGGCTCTTCTTGTGAGCGAGCAATCCGGAGAAGCCGACCTCCAGGTCAGCCCCCGCACAGAATGCTTTACCAGTGCCGGTAAGAACAACTGCGCGAACTCTTTCGTCGCTGTTGATCAAGTTGTAAACGGTTTCGAGCTCATTGAGGAGGTTTTCGGTCACAGCATTGTACTTGGTGGGCCGGTTCAATGCCACAATAAGGACCTTGGTTGCTGTGGGCGAGTCTGAAGGCACATGAGAGACAGAGATGTCTTTaaaggagagagaagagtATGAATCAGGGGGAGTAGACGAGGCCATCTTGATAGTATTGGTTGGAGTGATAGTTCGCATCAAGTCAGGCACTCAACAGAAGATATACTATGATTGAGAACTCCACGTGAGACGCGGGGTAGAATCGAGGGTTGCCGAGGCCTCTGATGTATCGAGGTAAAGAAAGAAGACATCACGACCAGAATGTCGAGGTCTTGCACCGTTGATCGGTGATAGGCGGTTGGGGTTGGCCGAGACCCACATATCACCGAGGTGATTCGAGACACCCTATACCTGACCCTTGAGACACGACACTCGGATCTGAGTGACGGCTGCGGAACGGACTTCAATCTTAACAAGGTCCCTCATGCGGAGTTTCAGGATGCCACGCTCTGTTGACTTTGCTCTAAGGCTGCATGATCTTTGTGCTGAAAACTACCCGAATATAGATTCCGGTCACATGCTCAGTGCTACGGTAGTGGATGCTCCAAGGCAGGTTtgcctcttcttttttttccttctttttcttacgGATAGTAGGAAGGTGGAGATGCTTAATATGTCGGTTCACTTTATGAGGATATAGAGATAGGGGTTGAATATTGCCGGTGATATATGGTCGTAGAGGCAGCATTTGCACAATTCGCATACCTACCTAACGCCCCGCCTAACGGATAAAGTCTAGGTCCCGCTTACAAAGATAACTACCTCGGCTCCATCATCCTCACAGCCTCTATCCTCATTCTTGCACAACGACGACACGAAAGGCGATAAACACGATGCCGCTAAGCAATGAAAGACCGCATAGGCGGGCCCACGTAGCATGCAAGGCCTGCAATGCTCGCAAGGTCAGGTGTACTGTCACCTTGTCTGGCCCCCCGTGTGCCAACTGCGCCGTGGACAATGTCCTTTGCGAGATTCAGAGCCGCAAGCGGAGACGGTAAGCATGCCTATCATCTGAAATAGTCAAAGTTGCTGATTAGATATAGAAATACGGACCTGTTACCTGAAGTGCCTAGATCGGAGGCGCAAGATAGTCCAGGTCCCTCTCAACACAGACAACCAACCCCAGAAGTCCATACGTCGCAGACCGAGAGCCCACAACATGGTACCGTCGTTGTAGCAACAGACTATGAGCAGCCCCAATGGGAGAGGCCTGGAGAGCTTGATGGTCATACGTCCCCAAACCAGTTGCCTCGGGCTCAAAATCACTCTCCTGATGTGGCCAGTCGGGAAACCATTCCCGTCGAACACGAGGCCGCTGGTTACGAAGCTCCGTCAGCTCCATCCGCAGAAGTTCATCAACTAGAGCACATTGAAAGTTTTGGCACCCCAGCTTCATCCGCGATCGCCAATGACACCTCAGCATGGGCCGAGACTCtcgaggagggtgagagTCATGTCAACCGAGTGCCATTCTACCCAGGTACAACAATTCATGGACCTTGACAACTAGCAGTCCTGACATGATATAGGTGATAAAAGAGGTCCCGCTTTTGTCATAGACATTTGCAACCCTCAACGGTCAACAAATAGCAACCATGCTTTCGTAGCTATGCCGTCAATGGAATCTCTTCGACCAGAAGAGATAGAGTATCTTCGGTTCAAAGGATGCTTTTCTCTGCCTCCTCGTGAGCTGCGAGAAGCTCTCGTGAGAGCTTACTTTCACTACACCCACCCCTTTGAGCCAGTCCTAGACCCCGAGGACTTTTTTAACAAGTACAGCAAAGGTCATCTCAGCTTGTTGCTTCTGTGGAGCATGTTTGTGTCTGCCGCGAGTGTACGTTTTCCGGGTATCGATTATGGGCAGTTTTAACGGCTCACATAGTTCATCGATGACAAGTTGTTTGCGGAAAGCTTTTATGACTCCCAGCTTGCGTTTAAGCGCACGGCATATCAGCGAGCCAAGGTGCGTTTGAGCTTCACACTATCCCACCCATATTTCACCCGGCACTACTGATAATCTTATAGGCGTTGTATGATGCAGACTACGAGAAGAGCAAACTTACATTGATTCAGTCCGTGTTCCTTATGGGACATTTTTACGCCAATGCCGAAGATCGCATGGGACCTTGGCATTGGAACGGCATCGCTCTTAGTCTATCTCATACCATCGGCCTGCACATGCTTACATCCCCAGCACGTGAAGGCATTCAACCATCATGGCGCCGTCTTTGGTGGTGCATCTATTACCGTGAAGTTTGGCTCTCGCTGGGCCAAGGCCGACCAATGCGCATCTCTCTGGATCACTGCTCGACTCCGATGCCTGGGCCATATGACACTAGCCCTGTGTGCCCGCCGGAGTACCGGTACTACTTACCCGAGCAACTTGGCACTTTGCTGGGCATG
The window above is part of the Fusarium falciforme chromosome 3, complete sequence genome. Proteins encoded here:
- a CDS encoding Zn(2)-C6 fungal-type domain-containing protein; this encodes MPLSNERPHRRAHVACKACNARKVRCTVTLSGPPCANCAVDNVLCEIQSRKRRRNTDLLPEVPRSEAQDSPGPSQHRQPTPEVHTSQTESPQHGTVVVATDYEQPQWERPGELDGHTSPNQLPRAQNHSPDVASRETIPVEHEAAGYEAPSAPSAEVHQLEHIESFGTPASSAIANDTSAWAETLEEGESHVNRVPFYPGDKRGPAFVIDICNPQRSTNSNHAFVAMPSMESLRPEEIEYLRFKGCFSLPPRELREALVRAYFHYTHPFEPVLDPEDFFNKYSKGHLSLLLLWSMFVSAASFIDDKLFAESFYDSQLAFKRTAYQRAKALYDADYEKSKLTLIQSVFLMGHFYANAEDRMGPWHWNGIALSLSHTIGLHMLTSPAREGIQPSWRRLWWCIYYREVWLSLGQGRPMRISLDHCSTPMPGPYDTSPVCPPEYRYYLPEQLGTLLGMWLGLIRVTRVLGRILSTNYVIKGAKPSRNDIERDENEIRANWFPEGKYDQNSFLASHLYQFRLHVQAAIITLYRPFLRETPHGVLEDHVDSWQALANNKVRAAASDATSAVNSMMAEDLIKSTQSVAILALGPPMQVHLLELTSSRQSSSQLARHNLALCLLALDGMRKSYISADAAYKLFDRARSMVEKTRQEAEAASREPTAVPETQGIESTRWLDDSEGYDFASTGIFSAFWTPFTTFIPDHFSGASS
- a CDS encoding Potassium/sodium efflux P-type ATPase, fungal-type; translation: MGEIRTSNPNGANHASASSDSSVIAGQDDPPPIAEPSNGAVEKLQYSHTISGQKVAEILTTHIDHGLSCEEAAARLTRDGPNSLMGARGPTIYEIFLAQVANALTAVLVAVAALSFAIQDYIEGGVVVAVIFLNVVVGLIQDYRAEQTIQSLYALSTAECKVIRSGTSDVVKAETLVVGDLVVLATGDIVPADLRLVQSVNLAIDEALLTGESLAVNKRSENVFTNAEIPIGDRINLAYSGSAVTRGRGLGIIIATGMRTEFGQIAQLLRKKQDSGTSPVTQVFIKAWDTIRRIIGLKGTPLQVTLSKFALLLFAFAILLAIIVFSASLWKIDDEVLLYGICVGVAVIPESLLAVLTLTIAVATKEMVRGNVIIRQMPSLEAVGGVTNICSDKTGTLTQGCMITRKVWLRESLEGSVVGVGDPHDPSSGSVSWSGPLHGSCFDTFLSALALCNNATVTDEKHEIRMDSSSITTASSAEWKAIGEPTEIALKVFALRYGWNRDASDELTVEHPFDSSTKRMSVVYGSRKVYAKGAVEMLLPLLKESEEFKQQILTKAEDLADHGLRVICVATKSMDDNPDDVEDRSKVEKDLHFLGLAGLYDPPRRETAGAIAACHGAGIKVHMVTGDHIKTATSIAVEIGLLPSNAPLHPSLVMAASDFANLSDEEVDAMESLPIVLARCSPFTKVRMIEALHRRGAFCIMTGDGANDSPALKQADVGIAMGGRGSDVAKEASDMVLTDDNFASIITAIREGRRLSDNIQKFLLHLLTSNLAQIILLLVGLAFKDTSGQSIFPLSPLEILWANLVTSSPLALGLGLEEAQPDILQRPPRDLRIGIFTPDLIRDQLVYGTGMGFTCLMSFMVVAYTSDQGFHDLPHGCNETAGGDCGLVFRSRATTFSTFSFLLLVKSWEVKHFHRSLFDMDDRWPGPFSVFKTVYHNKLLFWSVIAGFAMTFPLVYIPGLNTEVFKHLGLTWEWGVVFGSVVLYVAIIEAWKACKRQFGLGGLRYSDGHGGIV